From Pseudonocardia autotrophica, one genomic window encodes:
- a CDS encoding DedA family protein, whose translation MTQWVFDIVDRLGAAGIGLLIFLENVVPPIPSEVILPLGGFRASTGAMDPVAVWAAATMGAVAGALVLYALGAMLGFERVHRLAGNRWFILSSQKDLEKGLDLFERYGSWFVLGGRCIPIVRSLISIPAGIAGMPLLRFVGLSTLGSAVWNSIFVYLGFALGERWEVVEGYMSPLSKIVAVAGVLVLGWLIWRKVAQRRARGAVPEKDAPTPR comes from the coding sequence GTGACGCAATGGGTGTTCGACATCGTGGACCGGCTCGGGGCGGCCGGGATCGGGTTGCTGATCTTCCTGGAGAACGTCGTCCCGCCGATCCCGTCGGAGGTCATCCTCCCGCTGGGCGGCTTCCGCGCGTCCACCGGCGCGATGGATCCGGTCGCGGTCTGGGCCGCGGCCACGATGGGTGCCGTCGCGGGGGCGCTGGTGCTCTACGCACTGGGCGCGATGCTGGGCTTCGAACGGGTGCACCGGCTCGCGGGGAACCGCTGGTTCATCCTCTCCAGCCAGAAGGACCTGGAGAAGGGCCTCGACCTGTTCGAGCGCTACGGCAGCTGGTTCGTGCTGGGTGGGCGCTGCATCCCGATCGTCCGGAGTCTCATCTCGATCCCGGCCGGGATCGCCGGGATGCCGCTGCTGCGGTTCGTCGGGCTGTCCACGCTCGGCAGCGCCGTCTGGAACTCGATCTTCGTCTATCTCGGGTTCGCGCTCGGGGAGCGGTGGGAGGTCGTCGAGGGCTACATGTCGCCGCTGAGCAAGATCGTCGCGGTGGCCGGCGTGCTGGTGCTGGGCTGGCTGATCTGGCGGAAGGTCGCGCAGCGCAGGGCCCGTGGCGCGGTGCCGGAGAAGGACGCGCCCACTCCGCGCTGA
- a CDS encoding MerR family transcriptional regulator, which translates to MSAPATPEDLLTVDQLAERTGISVRTIRFYAGKGLLPAPRLRGRTGLYDAGHRARLELISELTGLGFTLAAIERQLERLPHDAGPEELALQRALLTPWIPEHGEDLTRAELDRRAGRPLTDGDVETLQTLGALVRYDDGRVRVHGATALGTALSALDSGLPPEMWQRAQASIERHTAALAEELMALFQDEVLQPYRDRGRPADERSRLAAALSRLKPITVQGVVTTFGRAVNRTIRERIGVAAQDG; encoded by the coding sequence ATGTCCGCTCCGGCAACCCCCGAGGACCTGCTCACCGTCGACCAGCTGGCCGAACGGACCGGGATCTCGGTGCGCACGATCCGCTTCTACGCCGGGAAGGGCCTGCTCCCGGCGCCGCGACTGCGCGGGCGCACCGGCCTCTACGACGCCGGGCACCGCGCCCGCCTCGAACTGATCAGCGAGCTGACCGGCCTCGGCTTCACCCTGGCCGCGATCGAGCGGCAGCTGGAGCGGCTCCCGCACGACGCGGGCCCCGAGGAGCTGGCGCTGCAACGGGCGCTGCTCACCCCATGGATCCCCGAGCACGGCGAGGACCTGACCCGGGCCGAGCTGGACCGGCGGGCCGGGCGCCCGCTCACCGACGGCGACGTCGAGACCCTGCAGACCCTCGGCGCGCTCGTCCGGTACGACGACGGCCGGGTCCGGGTGCACGGCGCGACCGCACTCGGCACCGCCCTCTCGGCACTGGACTCCGGGCTCCCACCGGAGATGTGGCAGCGCGCCCAGGCCTCGATCGAGCGGCACACCGCCGCGCTGGCCGAGGAGCTCATGGCCCTGTTCCAGGACGAGGTGCTCCAGCCCTACCGGGACCGCGGCCGCCCGGCCGACGAGCGGAGCAGGCTCGCCGCGGCGCTGTCGCGGCTCAAGCCGATCACCGTGCAGGGCGTGGTCACGACGTTCGGCCGCGCGGTGAACCGGACGATCCGGGAGCGGATCGGCGTCGCAGCGCAGGACGGGTGA
- a CDS encoding ATP-binding cassette domain-containing protein: MEVVVRLVGIHHTHASGIVALRGIDLVVDPAAPTVLRGPGGAGKTTLLRVAAGVVVPTAGEIEDRPAVVGYLPDRFPARMKLPPRRWLDHMSRIRGLDPDDTGDRADELLEEFGYGGADDEPMSELSRSDAQKIGLVQALACDPDVLVLDEPWSGLDDDAADVLTRLLADRSGGLLLTDRTGTAAGFTGARLHRLRHGRLAAASDPDSVPLRTAPPPGSVMRLDLACAGDPRPVLEGLPPARVEAAAPGRLTVRVPAPESDAWLMAALAAGCAVRSVRPVRQEGDGTSAAPDARPPAGPPDTSAGRRRGRVEPQW; the protein is encoded by the coding sequence GTGGAGGTGGTCGTGCGCCTGGTCGGCATCCACCACACTCACGCGTCCGGAATCGTCGCGCTGCGCGGGATCGATCTCGTCGTCGATCCGGCGGCCCCGACCGTGCTGCGCGGGCCGGGCGGTGCCGGGAAGACGACCCTGTTGCGGGTCGCCGCGGGCGTCGTCGTCCCGACCGCGGGTGAGATCGAGGACCGGCCCGCAGTCGTCGGCTACCTGCCCGACCGGTTTCCCGCCCGGATGAAGCTGCCGCCGCGGCGCTGGCTCGACCACATGAGCCGGATCCGCGGACTCGACCCGGACGACACCGGCGACCGTGCCGACGAGCTGCTCGAGGAGTTCGGCTACGGCGGCGCCGACGACGAGCCGATGTCCGAGCTGTCCCGGTCCGATGCGCAGAAGATCGGTCTGGTGCAGGCGCTGGCCTGCGACCCGGACGTGCTGGTGCTCGACGAACCGTGGTCCGGGCTCGACGACGACGCGGCCGACGTGCTCACCCGGCTGCTGGCCGACCGTTCCGGCGGGCTGCTGCTCACCGACCGCACCGGCACCGCGGCCGGGTTCACCGGCGCCCGCCTGCACCGGCTGCGCCACGGCAGGCTGGCGGCCGCCTCCGATCCGGACTCGGTCCCGCTGCGGACGGCGCCGCCGCCCGGTTCGGTGATGCGGCTCGACCTGGCCTGCGCGGGGGATCCCCGGCCGGTGCTGGAGGGGCTCCCGCCGGCTCGGGTGGAGGCCGCGGCCCCGGGGCGGCTGACCGTCCGGGTGCCCGCCCCCGAGAGTGACGCCTGGCTGATGGCCGCGCTGGCCGCGGGCTGCGCGGTGCGGTCGGTCCGGCCGGTGCGTCAGGAGGGCGACGGGACCTCCGCCGCTCCGGACGCCCGGCCGCCGGCCGGCCCGCCGGACACGTCCGCGGGGCGTCGCCGGGGACGGGTGGAACCACAGTGGTGA
- a CDS encoding ATP-binding protein — translation MSLVGRQSEIRRLGELIGATRAEKGGALVLRGEAGIGKTALLDHARRAATGLQVIDAEGSEFESELPFAALHQLCAPVMTHLDDLPAPHREALRMRFGLARGAPDPFRIGLATLELLASAARERPLLCVIDDAQWLDVASARA, via the coding sequence GTGTCGCTCGTAGGTAGGCAGAGCGAGATCCGGCGCCTCGGCGAGCTGATCGGCGCCACGCGGGCGGAGAAGGGCGGGGCACTGGTCCTGCGTGGTGAGGCGGGCATCGGCAAGACGGCACTGCTCGACCACGCCCGCCGCGCCGCCACCGGACTGCAGGTGATCGACGCGGAGGGATCGGAGTTCGAGTCGGAACTCCCCTTCGCCGCCCTGCACCAGCTGTGTGCTCCGGTGATGACGCATCTCGACGACCTGCCCGCCCCGCACCGTGAGGCACTCCGGATGAGGTTCGGTCTGGCCCGGGGTGCGCCCGATCCGTTCCGCATCGGTCTGGCGACCCTGGAGCTGCTCGCGTCCGCAGCGCGGGAGCGCCCGTTGCTGTGCGTGATCGACGACGCGCAGTGGCTCGACGTGGCGTCGGCGCGGGCCTGA
- a CDS encoding TetR/AcrR family transcriptional regulator has translation MNASRTARERARAELVAEITAAARRQLADTGAAALSMRAVSRELGMVSSALHRYFPTRDDLLTALIVQSYDALADAIERALTGVADPVDRWRALARAVRGWALANPHEYALIYGSPVPGYRAPADTVTSAARGITPLGRLLADAHAAGALAVDPEPVTPGPAADAGRLRAALATPDLPDGALLAAITAWTGLFGHVSFELFGQFENVLEHRDAAFDATIDRLGRIAGLGT, from the coding sequence GTGAACGCCTCCCGCACAGCCCGCGAGCGCGCCCGGGCCGAGCTCGTCGCCGAGATCACCGCTGCCGCCCGCCGGCAGCTGGCCGACACCGGCGCCGCCGCGCTGTCCATGCGGGCCGTCTCCCGCGAGCTCGGCATGGTCTCCTCGGCGCTGCACCGCTACTTCCCGACCCGGGACGACCTGCTCACCGCACTGATCGTGCAGAGCTATGACGCGCTGGCCGACGCCATCGAGCGAGCCCTCACCGGCGTCGCGGACCCGGTCGACCGCTGGCGCGCCCTCGCCCGCGCGGTACGGGGCTGGGCGCTCGCCAACCCGCACGAGTACGCACTGATCTACGGCTCGCCGGTGCCCGGCTACCGGGCTCCCGCCGACACCGTCACGTCCGCGGCCCGCGGGATCACACCGCTGGGCAGGTTGCTCGCCGACGCGCACGCAGCGGGCGCGCTCGCCGTCGATCCGGAGCCGGTAACGCCCGGACCGGCCGCCGACGCCGGCCGGCTCCGCGCCGCGCTGGCCACCCCGGACCTGCCGGACGGAGCGCTGCTCGCCGCGATCACCGCCTGGACCGGGTTGTTCGGGCACGTGTCGTTCGAGCTGTTCGGCCAGTTCGAGAACGTGCTGGAGCACCGGGACGCCGCATTCGACGCCACCATCGACCGGCTGGGCCGGATCGCCGGGCTCGGCACCTGA
- a CDS encoding acetyl-CoA C-acetyltransferase has product MSEIPEAYIYDAIRTPRGRGKASGSLHEVKPISLVTGLIDAIRERHPDLDTNTVDDLVLGVVSPIGDQGGDIAKTAAIAAGLPDTVAGVQLNRFCASGLEAVNTAAQKVRSGMEEMVLAGGVEAMSRVPMGSDGGAWAMDPDTAYTTGFVPQGIGADLIATLEGWSRTDVDTFAVESQTRAAKAWADGRFANSVIPVRDRNGLTVLDRDEHIRAGATVEALGGLKPSFEMMGRDGGFDAVALQKYHWVEKIDHVHHAGNSSGIVDGAALTLIGTEAAGKANGLTPRARIVATALSGADPTIMLTGPAPAARKALAKAGLSVGDIDLFEINEAFAAVALRFMRDMDISHDITNVNGGAIAMGHPLGATGAMIIGTLVDELERRDLRRGLATLCVGGGMGIATIVERV; this is encoded by the coding sequence ATGAGCGAGATCCCCGAGGCCTACATCTACGACGCGATCCGCACACCCCGCGGCCGGGGCAAGGCCTCCGGTTCGCTGCACGAGGTCAAGCCGATCTCGCTGGTGACCGGACTGATCGACGCGATCCGGGAGCGCCACCCGGACCTGGACACCAACACCGTCGACGACCTGGTGCTCGGCGTCGTCTCGCCGATCGGTGACCAGGGCGGCGACATCGCCAAGACCGCCGCGATCGCGGCCGGGCTGCCCGACACCGTCGCCGGTGTGCAGCTCAACCGGTTCTGCGCGTCCGGCCTGGAGGCCGTCAACACCGCTGCGCAGAAGGTGCGCTCCGGCATGGAGGAGATGGTCCTCGCCGGCGGCGTCGAGGCCATGAGCCGGGTCCCGATGGGCTCCGACGGCGGCGCCTGGGCGATGGACCCCGACACCGCCTACACCACCGGTTTCGTGCCGCAGGGCATCGGAGCCGACCTCATCGCGACGCTCGAGGGCTGGTCCCGCACCGACGTCGACACGTTCGCCGTCGAGTCGCAGACCCGTGCCGCCAAGGCGTGGGCCGACGGCCGCTTCGCCAACTCGGTCATCCCGGTGCGCGACCGCAACGGCCTCACCGTCCTCGACCGCGACGAGCACATCCGGGCCGGCGCGACCGTCGAAGCGCTGGGCGGGCTCAAGCCGTCCTTCGAGATGATGGGCCGTGACGGCGGGTTCGACGCCGTGGCGCTGCAGAAGTACCACTGGGTCGAGAAGATCGACCACGTCCACCACGCCGGCAACAGCTCCGGCATCGTCGACGGTGCAGCACTCACGCTGATCGGCACCGAGGCCGCCGGGAAGGCCAACGGGCTGACCCCGCGGGCCCGGATCGTCGCCACCGCGCTGTCCGGCGCCGACCCGACGATCATGCTCACCGGGCCCGCCCCGGCCGCCCGCAAGGCGCTGGCCAAGGCCGGTCTCTCGGTGGGCGACATCGACCTGTTCGAGATCAACGAGGCGTTCGCCGCCGTCGCGCTGCGCTTCATGCGCGACATGGACATCTCGCACGACATCACCAACGTCAACGGCGGTGCCATCGCGATGGGCCACCCGCTCGGCGCCACCGGCGCGATGATCATCGGCACGCTCGTCGACGAGCTGGAGCGTCGTGACCTGCGCCGCGGGCTGGCCACGCTGTGCGTGGGCGGCGGCATGGGCATCGCCACCATCGTCGAGCGAGTCTGA
- a CDS encoding ArsR/SmtB family transcription factor, translating to MHAFDVLGDPVRRRILELLATGEHTAGQVTEIVRAEFGISQPAVSQQLKVLRENGFATVRKDGTRRIYAVDPAGPSDAEKWLSRLRGFWSQRLDALDTELARGRRRNP from the coding sequence GGCGATCCGGTCCGGCGCCGGATCCTCGAGCTCCTGGCCACCGGTGAGCACACCGCCGGCCAGGTCACCGAGATCGTCCGGGCCGAGTTCGGGATCTCCCAGCCTGCCGTCTCCCAGCAACTGAAGGTGTTGCGGGAGAACGGGTTCGCCACCGTCCGCAAGGACGGCACCCGACGCATCTACGCCGTCGACCCGGCCGGTCCGTCCGACGCCGAGAAGTGGCTGTCCCGGCTGCGCGGCTTCTGGTCGCAGCGGCTCGACGCGCTCGACACCGAACTGGCCCGTGGCCGGAGGAGGAACCCCTGA
- a CDS encoding acyl-CoA thioesterase has product MATFEFPVRVRYHEVDAQGVVFNAWYLAWFDEAMTEFLEHRELTYRAMLDAGYDVQLVHTELDWRAGVGWGEDVVVAVSTARIGRTSFALDFEVRALDEAGNRIVTCDCRTVYVVIAVDGSGKQEVPPLIRNALGEPQPLRAG; this is encoded by the coding sequence ATGGCGACCTTCGAGTTCCCGGTGCGGGTGCGCTACCACGAGGTGGACGCTCAGGGTGTGGTGTTCAACGCCTGGTATCTGGCCTGGTTCGACGAGGCGATGACCGAGTTCCTGGAGCACCGCGAGCTGACCTACCGGGCGATGCTCGACGCCGGCTACGACGTCCAGCTCGTGCACACCGAGCTCGACTGGCGGGCCGGTGTCGGCTGGGGCGAGGACGTCGTCGTCGCCGTCTCCACGGCACGTATCGGCCGGACCAGCTTCGCCCTGGACTTCGAGGTCAGGGCACTCGACGAGGCCGGCAACCGGATCGTCACCTGTGACTGTCGCACCGTCTACGTGGTGATCGCCGTCGACGGCTCGGGGAAGCAGGAGGTGCCGCCGCTGATCCGCAACGCACTGGGCGAGCCGCAGCCGTTGCGCGCCGGATGA
- a CDS encoding SRPBCC family protein, with amino-acid sequence MTAAPGPAGEVRRGPDGRSRLVFRRVFPDPIDEVWSAVTDPARCARWFGTWTGDARLGGTVALSLTSDEDSGGPPADTLITECDPPHRLAVQVTEGGDSAWELSVSLHPTGTGTVLTFEQVLPGTFSPADAGPGWHWYLDRLSAVLSGGPMPDWEATLAATAQHYPR; translated from the coding sequence GTGACCGCCGCGCCCGGTCCGGCCGGGGAGGTCCGGCGCGGTCCCGACGGCCGGTCCCGGCTGGTGTTCCGCCGAGTCTTCCCCGACCCGATCGACGAGGTGTGGTCGGCGGTCACCGACCCGGCTCGGTGCGCCCGCTGGTTCGGCACCTGGACCGGCGACGCCCGGCTCGGCGGGACCGTTGCACTGAGCCTGACCAGCGATGAGGACAGCGGCGGGCCACCCGCGGACACCCTGATCACCGAGTGCGACCCCCCGCACCGACTGGCGGTCCAGGTCACCGAGGGCGGCGATTCCGCATGGGAGCTGTCGGTCTCGCTGCACCCCACCGGCACCGGCACCGTGCTCACCTTCGAGCAGGTGCTGCCCGGCACGTTCAGCCCGGCCGACGCCGGGCCGGGCTGGCACTGGTACCTGGACCGACTGTCCGCGGTGCTGTCCGGCGGACCGATGCCGGACTGGGAGGCGACCCTGGCCGCGACGGCGCAGCATTACCCGCGCTGA
- a CDS encoding fumarylacetoacetate hydrolase family protein, giving the protein MTTAPPEPTDTPTALPALALGAVAGTGRPGRSRIACPLPDGGLLDVGSLATAQRGPYPDLLTAPDLTRLLDAGAPAWREVVEWLRGWRADPERTAAYRMPAEGLIPVLPFTVADYVDFYACEQHARNATLLFRPDAADPLTPNWRRMPVGYHGRSGTVRVTGTPVVRPSGQRGPEDFGPSAKLDFEAELGFVLGGPVPGPVGIDDAAEHVFGVVLLNDWSARDIQFFESRPLGPHLGKSFGTSISAWVTPLQELAAARVPVPPHDPPSLPHLTPSAGALGLDIELVVHLNGERISTPPAADLYWSPEQMVAHLTSNGADLRAGDLLGSGTVSGRERRQFGSMLELGWNGRDPVALSGGAQRCWLEDGDEIVIGATAPAPGGGRFSLGEVRGRVRGS; this is encoded by the coding sequence GTGACGACCGCGCCGCCCGAGCCCACCGACACACCGACGGCCCTTCCCGCGCTCGCGCTCGGCGCCGTCGCCGGGACGGGGCGGCCCGGCCGCTCCCGGATCGCCTGCCCGCTGCCCGACGGCGGCCTGCTCGACGTCGGCTCGCTGGCTACCGCCCAGCGCGGCCCCTACCCGGACCTGCTCACCGCGCCCGACCTGACCCGGCTGCTCGACGCCGGCGCGCCGGCATGGCGGGAGGTCGTCGAGTGGCTGCGCGGATGGCGCGCCGATCCCGAGCGCACCGCCGCGTACCGGATGCCCGCCGAAGGGCTGATCCCGGTGCTGCCGTTCACCGTCGCCGACTACGTCGACTTCTACGCCTGCGAGCAGCACGCGCGTAACGCCACGCTGCTCTTCCGCCCGGACGCGGCCGATCCGCTCACCCCGAACTGGCGCCGGATGCCCGTCGGCTACCACGGTCGTTCCGGGACGGTCCGGGTCACCGGCACCCCGGTCGTGCGCCCATCGGGGCAGCGCGGCCCCGAGGACTTCGGCCCCAGCGCGAAGCTCGACTTCGAGGCCGAGCTCGGGTTCGTCCTCGGCGGCCCGGTGCCCGGCCCGGTCGGTATCGACGACGCTGCCGAGCACGTCTTCGGCGTGGTGCTGCTGAACGACTGGTCCGCCCGCGACATCCAGTTCTTCGAGTCCCGTCCGCTCGGCCCGCACCTGGGCAAGTCGTTCGGCACCTCGATCTCGGCCTGGGTGACCCCGCTCCAGGAGCTCGCCGCGGCCCGGGTCCCGGTCCCGCCGCACGATCCGCCGTCGCTGCCCCATCTCACGCCGTCGGCGGGCGCACTGGGGCTCGACATCGAGCTCGTCGTGCACCTCAACGGGGAGCGGATCTCCACGCCGCCGGCCGCGGACCTCTACTGGTCGCCCGAGCAGATGGTCGCGCACCTGACGTCGAACGGGGCGGATCTGCGGGCCGGTGACCTGCTCGGCTCGGGGACGGTCTCCGGGCGCGAGCGCCGGCAGTTCGGCTCGATGCTGGAGCTCGGCTGGAACGGCCGGGACCCGGTGGCGCTGTCCGGCGGCGCGCAGCGCTGCTGGCTGGAGGACGGCGACGAGATCGTGATCGGTGCGACCGCGCCGGCGCCCGGCGGCGGACGGTTCTCGCTGGGGGAGGTGCGGGGCCGGGTCCGCGGTTCGTGA
- a CDS encoding 3-hydroxyacyl-CoA dehydrogenase NAD-binding domain-containing protein: protein MTEQKAVRWERDADGIAVVTLDDPASSANTMNDAYREAMREVVDDLEKNKDDIVGVVITSAKKTFFAGGNLQQLSAARPEDAGRIVELVAEVKAQLRKLETLGRPVASALVGAALGGGLEIALATHHRVGVDAKGIVYGLPEVSLGLLPGGGGVTRITRMLGIANGFMNVLAQGQRHKPAKALELGLIDELVATREEAFDAARAWVLANPEHTAQPWDQPKYRIPGGTPSSPSLASILPAFPANLRKQLKGAPMPAPRNILAAAVEGSQVDFETAQKIEGRYFAELVVGQVSKNMTKAFFFDLNAINGGKSRPDGPEKWQPTKVAVLGAGMMGAGIAYVCALSGWDVVLKDVSKEAAEKGKAYSQTLVEKGVKRGKTTQEKGDALLGRILPTDDYADLAGCDVVIEAVFESVELKQEVFREAAKHIDPDALLCSNTSTLPITELAKGVDRPDDFIGLHFFSPVDKMPLVEIIKGERTNDEALAKAFDLTLGIKKTPIVVNDSRGFFTSRVIGTFINEGVAMIAEGIDPQTIEQASSQAGYPAPVLQLMDELTLTLPRKIREETRKGVEAAGGTWTPHPSDEVIDRMVDEFDRKGKSSGAGFYSYADGKRTGLWPGLRDQFGATNHEVDLHELSERMLFIESIETVRCVDEGVLETVADANIGSIFGIGFPAWTGGVLQYIEGYPGGPAGFVARADELKATYGERFDVPQSLRDRAAKGQSATAAA, encoded by the coding sequence GTGACTGAGCAGAAGGCCGTGCGCTGGGAGCGCGACGCCGACGGCATCGCCGTCGTCACCCTCGACGACCCCGCCAGCAGCGCGAACACCATGAACGACGCCTACCGCGAGGCCATGCGGGAGGTCGTCGACGACCTGGAAAAGAACAAGGACGACATCGTCGGTGTCGTCATCACCTCGGCGAAGAAGACCTTCTTCGCCGGCGGGAACCTGCAGCAGCTCTCCGCGGCCCGCCCGGAGGACGCCGGGCGGATCGTCGAGCTGGTCGCCGAGGTCAAGGCCCAGCTGCGCAAGCTGGAGACCCTCGGCCGCCCGGTCGCCTCGGCACTGGTCGGTGCCGCGCTGGGCGGCGGATTGGAGATCGCGCTCGCCACCCACCACCGGGTCGGCGTCGACGCCAAGGGCATCGTCTACGGCCTGCCCGAGGTCAGCCTGGGCCTGCTGCCCGGCGGCGGTGGTGTCACCCGCATCACGCGGATGCTCGGCATCGCGAACGGCTTCATGAACGTCCTGGCCCAGGGCCAGCGGCACAAGCCGGCCAAGGCGCTGGAGCTGGGCCTGATCGACGAGCTCGTGGCCACCCGCGAGGAGGCGTTCGACGCCGCGCGCGCGTGGGTGCTGGCGAACCCCGAGCACACCGCCCAGCCCTGGGACCAGCCGAAGTACCGGATCCCCGGCGGCACGCCGTCGAGCCCGTCGCTGGCCTCGATCCTCCCGGCGTTCCCGGCGAACCTGCGCAAGCAACTCAAGGGAGCGCCGATGCCGGCGCCGCGCAACATCCTCGCCGCGGCCGTCGAGGGCAGCCAGGTCGACTTCGAGACCGCGCAGAAGATCGAGGGCCGCTACTTCGCGGAGCTCGTCGTCGGCCAGGTCTCGAAGAACATGACCAAGGCGTTCTTCTTCGACCTCAACGCGATCAACGGCGGTAAGTCCCGCCCGGACGGCCCGGAGAAGTGGCAGCCGACCAAGGTCGCCGTGCTCGGCGCCGGGATGATGGGCGCCGGGATCGCCTACGTCTGCGCGCTGTCCGGCTGGGACGTCGTGCTCAAGGACGTCTCCAAGGAAGCCGCCGAGAAGGGCAAGGCCTACTCGCAGACCCTGGTCGAGAAGGGCGTCAAGCGCGGGAAGACCACCCAGGAGAAGGGCGACGCGCTGCTCGGCCGGATCCTGCCGACCGACGACTACGCCGACCTCGCCGGCTGTGACGTCGTGATCGAGGCCGTCTTCGAGTCCGTCGAGCTGAAGCAGGAGGTGTTCCGCGAGGCGGCCAAGCACATCGACCCGGACGCGCTGCTCTGCTCGAACACCTCGACGCTGCCGATCACCGAGCTCGCCAAGGGCGTCGACCGCCCGGACGACTTCATCGGCCTGCACTTCTTCTCGCCGGTCGACAAGATGCCGCTGGTCGAGATCATCAAGGGCGAGCGGACCAACGACGAGGCCCTGGCCAAGGCGTTCGACCTCACCCTGGGGATCAAGAAGACCCCGATCGTCGTCAACGACTCCCGGGGCTTCTTCACCAGCCGGGTGATCGGCACCTTCATCAACGAGGGCGTCGCGATGATCGCCGAGGGCATCGACCCGCAGACGATCGAGCAGGCGTCCTCGCAGGCCGGGTACCCGGCCCCGGTGCTGCAGCTGATGGACGAGCTGACCCTGACCCTGCCGCGCAAGATCCGCGAGGAGACGCGCAAGGGTGTCGAGGCGGCCGGCGGCACCTGGACGCCGCACCCGTCCGACGAGGTGATCGACCGGATGGTCGACGAGTTCGACCGCAAGGGGAAGAGCTCGGGCGCCGGGTTCTACTCCTACGCCGACGGCAAGCGGACCGGTCTCTGGCCGGGGCTGCGTGACCAGTTCGGCGCGACGAACCACGAGGTCGACCTGCACGAGCTCAGCGAGCGGATGCTGTTCATCGAGTCGATCGAGACGGTGCGCTGCGTCGACGAGGGCGTGCTGGAGACCGTCGCCGACGCCAACATCGGCTCGATCTTCGGCATCGGCTTCCCGGCGTGGACCGGCGGGGTGCTGCAGTACATCGAGGGTTACCCCGGTGGTCCGGCCGGCTTCGTCGCCCGCGCGGACGAGCTGAAGGCCACCTACGGCGAGCGCTTCGACGTGCCGCAGAGCCTGCGGGACCGCGCCGCCAAGGGGCAGTCGGCCACCGCGGCCGCCTGA